One genomic region from Candidatus Zixiibacteriota bacterium encodes:
- a CDS encoding purine-nucleoside phosphorylase: MSDLKTMIDEATRFIRTKTSLAPETGIILGTGLGSLADGIEVAAKVEYGDIPHFPVSTVESHAGRLLFGKLKGKNVVAMQGRFHYYEGYSLQQVTFPVRVMKALGVKTLIVSNACGGLNPQFNRGDIMIITDHINLLGNNPLIGRNDNSIGDRFPDMYNCYDKELVRMAENAALELKIPVRKGVYVAVAGPNLETAAEYRFLRTIGADVVGMSTVPEVIAARHQQTRVLAFSIITDMGLPDALTACSLDEIIATANKTEPKLRALIAECVERL, encoded by the coding sequence ATGAGCGATTTGAAGACAATGATAGATGAAGCGACCAGATTTATTCGGACCAAAACCTCCCTCGCTCCCGAAACAGGCATTATCCTTGGCACCGGGCTTGGCTCCCTTGCCGATGGGATCGAGGTCGCCGCAAAAGTTGAGTACGGCGATATCCCGCATTTCCCGGTTTCGACCGTCGAGTCGCATGCCGGACGGCTTCTCTTTGGAAAACTGAAAGGGAAAAACGTTGTCGCCATGCAGGGACGGTTTCATTATTACGAAGGGTACTCACTGCAGCAGGTGACCTTTCCGGTGCGGGTGATGAAAGCGCTGGGAGTCAAGACTCTCATTGTCTCCAACGCTTGCGGCGGTCTTAATCCGCAGTTCAACCGCGGCGACATTATGATTATTACCGACCATATCAATCTGCTGGGGAATAATCCCTTAATCGGGCGCAATGATAATTCCATCGGCGACCGCTTTCCCGATATGTACAACTGCTATGACAAGGAGTTGGTGAGAATGGCGGAGAATGCGGCGCTGGAATTGAAGATTCCGGTGCGCAAGGGAGTCTATGTGGCTGTTGCCGGGCCTAATTTGGAAACGGCGGCGGAATACCGATTCTTGCGGACCATTGGAGCCGATGTGGTGGGGATGTCAACGGTGCCGGAGGTGATAGCGGCGCGACATCAGCAGACCAGAGTTTTGGCGTTTTCAATAATTACCGACATGGGGCTTCCCGATGCCCTGACCGCCTGTTCCCTTGATGAGATTATCGCCACCGCCAATAAAACCGAGCCGAAACTGCGGGCATTGATTGCGGAGTGCGTGGAGAGGCTGTAG
- a CDS encoding DUF2934 domain-containing protein: protein MKEIKRNSWAKFCKSFNSSNQYRQLDISIVERENHSRILAENLPFLGISLEKTGRAISGLQIFTGLWDPEKILAPILTIKEPESVFLQKDTDNSDKILVIESKDGSRAELVLFGVPNPEQSRLLVEKLAYALAEQRGFSGGNDMSDWLEAERLVHQAEMRLKE, encoded by the coding sequence ATGAAAGAGATTAAACGTAACAGCTGGGCAAAATTCTGCAAGAGTTTTAACTCGTCAAATCAGTATCGTCAACTGGATATAAGCATCGTCGAAAGAGAAAATCACTCCCGCATCCTGGCCGAGAATCTTCCCTTCCTCGGCATATCACTGGAGAAAACGGGGCGGGCAATCAGCGGTCTCCAGATATTCACCGGGCTCTGGGACCCGGAGAAAATTCTGGCGCCGATTTTGACCATCAAAGAACCGGAATCAGTTTTCCTTCAGAAAGATACCGACAACAGCGATAAGATTCTGGTGATAGAATCGAAAGATGGCTCACGGGCGGAACTGGTGCTGTTTGGAGTGCCCAACCCGGAGCAGTCGCGACTTCTGGTGGAGAAACTGGCGTATGCTCTGGCGGAGCAAAGAGGATTTTCGGGCGGGAACGATATGTCCGACTGGTTGGAGGCGGAACGGCTCGTGCATCAGGCGGAGATGCGTCTGAAAGAGTGA
- a CDS encoding metallophosphoesterase, translating to MLFALTVLTIFSALVILFIRLFNKVWWKHKAVRVAAYLVPVFGLLSIAVWFSAHRFDIEPLKRVGSVMAAGSLVLLLGLTLSLPFSGILNFIHRLMERRRARQAVYPAETFNRDRRVFLKGAAAALPLVTVATGGGGIARAFQGTNVYLLPMKFPNLPPELNGLRILHLTDSHLGIYKMLDDFEEILLAAEPYHPDIILLTGDIADDLALLPDTLKMAAELNPPYGTFASLGNHEYYRGINEVHQIFARSPVPLLKSSGITLDIKGTPLYLAAADDPKFLRRDGSAFLHKTITAALDGAPSDGFKILMTHRPEGFDIAADYRINLTLSGHTHGGQVGVAGRSFFAPFMPGRYLWGHYQKGNSQMYLSSGIGHWFPFRLGCPPEAPVIELRRSA from the coding sequence ATGCTTTTTGCTTTGACTGTTCTGACCATCTTTTCCGCCCTGGTGATTCTCTTTATCCGGCTCTTCAACAAGGTCTGGTGGAAACATAAGGCGGTTCGGGTCGCGGCTTATCTGGTTCCGGTCTTCGGGCTTCTCTCTATTGCGGTCTGGTTTTCGGCGCATCGGTTTGATATCGAACCGCTGAAACGGGTCGGGTCGGTAATGGCGGCCGGCTCGCTGGTGCTTCTCCTCGGTCTGACCCTCTCGCTCCCCTTCTCCGGTATTCTGAATTTCATCCATCGCCTGATGGAGAGAAGAAGAGCCAGACAGGCGGTCTATCCGGCAGAAACCTTCAATCGCGACCGGCGAGTTTTCCTGAAAGGCGCCGCCGCGGCTCTTCCCCTGGTCACTGTCGCCACCGGAGGCGGCGGAATCGCCCGGGCATTCCAGGGAACCAATGTTTATCTCTTGCCGATGAAATTTCCGAACCTTCCCCCGGAATTGAATGGACTCAGAATTCTTCATCTGACCGATTCGCATCTCGGTATCTACAAAATGCTCGATGACTTTGAAGAGATACTGCTCGCGGCGGAACCGTATCATCCCGATATAATTCTCCTGACCGGCGATATTGCCGATGACCTCGCCTTGCTGCCCGATACGCTGAAGATGGCGGCTGAGTTGAATCCGCCGTACGGCACCTTTGCGTCGCTGGGGAATCATGAGTACTATCGCGGCATAAACGAAGTACATCAGATTTTCGCCAGGAGCCCGGTGCCGCTTCTGAAAAGTTCCGGCATCACGCTTGATATAAAAGGGACACCCCTATATCTGGCGGCGGCTGATGACCCCAAATTCTTGCGCCGTGACGGCTCCGCATTTCTGCACAAGACCATAACGGCGGCGCTCGATGGCGCCCCCTCCGATGGCTTTAAGATACTGATGACTCATCGTCCCGAAGGGTTTGATATCGCCGCCGATTACCGGATAAATTTGACACTGTCGGGTCATACCCATGGCGGACAGGTGGGGGTCGCCGGAAGAAGTTTCTTTGCGCCGTTTATGCCCGGACGGTATCTCTGGGGTCATTATCAAAAAGGGAATTCCCAGATGTACCTCTCCTCCGGTATTGGACACTGGTTCCCTTTCCGTCTCGGCTGCCCGCCCGAAGCCCCTGTTATCGAACTGCGCCGCTCGGCTTAG
- a CDS encoding sigma 54-interacting transcriptional regulator: MSLVNTNDLDFRMSCQKYLAGLVARKDFAEAARYFESLREVWNDRTDVDSGIMMRLGAKAYSSLGDFSKALPLIRTAILSLAQSSGDSGELGDGYLTLGDILRDMGNYNESEKAYRDAESIHRRNDDIARAGDALNRLAGILFRKGDFEASLRYLLEAVEAARRINDNRRLAYLFGNIGRVYTFLGKLSAAEENIRLNIELSTQFRDDLEIARAYLSLGYLQMQRERLEEAAESFENALELIRRGEFQNEEIIYLTYCGELAVKEGRNEDAERMLEEAVAKAGKLAPESLLAARPLRHLAELWVRRENFRKALVYANSAMAAMKRLDDAVEIGALHRIIAVCQEALERPDKARAGYLESIELLQERKAKFELAESLTVAGISSLFEAGKKLIYLCRAEEIYAACGIAVKAEKTQRLISSVQPNSKNSSGGEIMSAETTVGFPTRSPRMEGIVKQLHLLKSSRLPLLLTGETGTGKDFMARYFHSIARPTGPYLAVNCAAVPDTLIESELFGYQRGAFTGADNNRRGLFMAANRGVLLLDEIGELPLSLQAKLLSILETRKLRPLGTSEEFELDLIVIAATNRDLTEMVKAGLFRSDLYYRLAGIAVEIPPLRERKEDIPFLLEFFMRREGLLSEGDRPSAELVRQFLGYDWPGNIRQLENKVKQLAALSAMARDGSIAELARSFFDTRREETANSLFEQVEKFEKRLLMEALAAANGNKSEAARILSIHESTLRAKMKRYCLETTVN, translated from the coding sequence ATGAGTCTGGTTAACACCAACGACCTCGATTTCCGCATGTCCTGCCAGAAATATCTCGCCGGCCTGGTAGCCCGTAAGGACTTTGCCGAGGCGGCGCGGTATTTTGAGTCGCTTCGGGAAGTCTGGAACGACCGGACCGATGTTGACAGCGGAATAATGATGCGTCTCGGTGCCAAAGCCTACAGCTCATTGGGAGATTTCTCCAAAGCCCTTCCTCTTATAAGAACCGCTATCCTGTCGCTGGCGCAGTCTTCCGGTGATTCGGGTGAACTGGGTGACGGATATCTGACGCTGGGCGACATCTTAAGAGATATGGGGAACTACAATGAGTCTGAGAAGGCGTACCGTGACGCCGAATCGATACATCGCAGAAATGATGACATCGCCCGCGCCGGCGATGCCTTGAACCGTCTTGCCGGTATCCTTTTCCGCAAGGGTGATTTTGAAGCCTCGCTGCGCTATCTTCTGGAGGCGGTGGAGGCGGCTCGCAGAATCAACGACAACCGCCGTCTGGCTTATCTTTTCGGCAATATCGGTCGGGTCTATACCTTCCTGGGGAAGCTCTCGGCCGCCGAAGAGAATATTCGTCTCAATATTGAGCTGTCCACGCAATTCCGCGACGATTTGGAGATTGCCCGCGCGTACCTGTCGCTGGGGTATCTGCAGATGCAGAGGGAGCGTCTGGAAGAAGCGGCGGAGAGTTTCGAGAATGCTCTGGAGCTGATTCGGCGCGGAGAATTCCAGAACGAAGAGATAATTTATCTGACATATTGCGGCGAACTGGCGGTCAAAGAGGGCCGTAATGAAGATGCCGAGCGGATGCTGGAAGAAGCGGTGGCGAAGGCGGGAAAGCTGGCTCCGGAATCGCTTCTGGCGGCGCGGCCACTGCGTCATTTGGCGGAGCTCTGGGTAAGGCGCGAGAATTTCCGGAAGGCGCTGGTTTACGCCAATTCGGCGATGGCGGCGATGAAGCGGCTTGACGATGCCGTGGAAATCGGCGCCCTGCATAGAATTATCGCCGTCTGTCAGGAGGCGCTGGAGCGCCCCGACAAAGCGCGCGCCGGATATCTTGAATCAATTGAACTTCTGCAGGAACGGAAAGCCAAATTCGAATTAGCCGAATCTCTGACGGTCGCCGGAATCTCGAGTCTTTTTGAGGCGGGGAAGAAGCTGATATACCTCTGTCGCGCCGAGGAGATCTATGCCGCTTGCGGCATTGCAGTCAAAGCCGAAAAAACGCAACGTCTGATATCATCGGTGCAGCCGAATAGCAAGAATAGTTCCGGCGGAGAGATTATGTCGGCGGAAACGACAGTCGGATTTCCGACGCGTAGCCCGCGGATGGAGGGGATTGTCAAGCAGCTCCATCTTCTGAAAAGCTCTCGTCTGCCGCTCCTCCTGACCGGCGAAACCGGCACCGGCAAGGATTTTATGGCGCGGTATTTTCATTCAATTGCCCGTCCTACCGGACCGTACCTGGCGGTGAACTGCGCTGCCGTGCCCGACACCCTGATTGAATCAGAACTGTTCGGGTACCAGCGGGGGGCATTCACCGGCGCCGATAACAATCGTCGCGGGCTTTTTATGGCGGCCAACCGGGGTGTCCTTTTGCTTGATGAAATCGGGGAGTTGCCGTTGTCGTTGCAGGCAAAACTGCTCAGCATTCTCGAGACAAGAAAACTCCGCCCCCTGGGGACGTCGGAAGAATTCGAACTTGACCTGATAGTCATAGCGGCAACTAATCGCGACCTGACCGAGATGGTGAAGGCGGGGCTTTTCCGCTCCGACCTGTATTATCGTCTGGCAGGAATTGCGGTAGAAATCCCGCCCTTGCGGGAACGGAAGGAAGATATTCCTTTCCTGCTGGAGTTTTTTATGCGCCGTGAAGGACTGCTGTCAGAGGGAGACCGCCCGTCGGCGGAGTTGGTGCGGCAATTTCTCGGATATGACTGGCCCGGGAATATCCGTCAGCTGGAAAACAAGGTGAAACAACTGGCGGCATTGTCGGCGATGGCGCGTGACGGCTCCATAGCGGAATTAGCCCGTTCCTTTTTCGACACCAGGCGGGAGGAGACGGCAAATTCGCTTTTTGAGCAGGTGGAGAAGTTTGAGAAACGTCTTCTGATGGAGGCGCTGGCGGCGGCCAACGGCAACAAATCGGAGGCGGCCCGGATTCTCTCTATCCACGAGTCGACTCTTCGGGCAAAAATGAAACGGTACTGTCTCGAGACGACCGTCAATTAA
- a CDS encoding alpha-amylase/4-alpha-glucanotransferase domain-containing protein, whose protein sequence is MGKFRLAIGLHNHQPVGNFDSVFEEAHTQAYLPFLKVLEKFPNVRLSLHQSGILWDWQEKHHPEYFDTVRQMIARGQIELMTGGFYEPILPSIPDRDKLGQIALLNQYLSDRFGASPSGLWLTERVWEPHLPKILNEAGVMYLPIDDTHFLYAGFELSDLTGIFVTEESGLTVRLLPIQKKLRYLIPFGTVEKVMTELMRQAERNPNGLAIYADDGEKFGVWPKTHQHCYDDGWLEQFFTALQENSGWLEICTLGDAAQSEPVGRAYLPSASYAEMLHWSLPPKAFAEYEDFEHWLEMHGQMEQYGRYVRGGHWRGFLAKYEEANLMHKRMLAVSDTLDKFSREFPDRTDLIEKARHRLYAGQCNCPYWHGVFGGLYLPHLRAAIYENLIEAEKIITESERRQVSRKNYDFDCDGHDEVVVRTQKFAVIFKPSVGGMLLELDSYDGKFNFSDTLKRRKEGYHWKLAKAKLDSQQTEEDQTASIHDLVLTKELGLDKLLADDWYSRRAFVDHFLPQHADIDLFQSGHFNEEGDFALGKYESDKKGASNIVSLKRNGHLWRAEGIKELTVEKVFYFADDSDVFSVNYCLYSERDDIYNIRFAVENNFNFQAGHADDRYLIYDGARKENSFLDSAAVTPNCYTTIMRDDYRRLAVALALDKPAEVWQVPIFTISLSEGGFEKVYQGTTLLHIFNFHLMKGQRFEITFLTFAGPLDYIPKRFVTTQAGAIF, encoded by the coding sequence ATGGGAAAATTCAGACTCGCGATAGGATTGCATAATCATCAACCGGTCGGCAACTTCGATTCGGTTTTCGAAGAAGCCCATACTCAGGCATATCTGCCGTTCTTGAAAGTGCTCGAAAAATTCCCCAATGTCCGTCTTTCGCTCCATCAGTCCGGCATTCTCTGGGACTGGCAGGAGAAACATCATCCGGAATATTTCGATACGGTGCGTCAGATGATTGCGCGCGGGCAGATTGAACTTATGACCGGCGGTTTCTATGAGCCGATTTTGCCCTCCATCCCCGACCGCGACAAACTGGGGCAGATTGCCCTTCTCAATCAATATCTCAGCGACCGCTTTGGAGCCTCCCCCTCGGGTCTCTGGCTGACCGAGCGGGTCTGGGAGCCGCATCTGCCCAAAATCCTGAATGAGGCGGGAGTCATGTATCTTCCGATTGACGACACCCATTTTCTTTACGCCGGCTTTGAACTGAGCGACCTGACCGGAATCTTTGTAACGGAGGAATCAGGTCTCACCGTCAGGCTTCTTCCGATTCAGAAAAAACTGCGCTACCTGATACCGTTTGGCACGGTGGAGAAGGTGATGACCGAACTGATGCGGCAGGCGGAGCGCAATCCCAACGGTCTTGCTATCTATGCCGATGACGGCGAGAAATTCGGCGTTTGGCCCAAGACTCATCAGCATTGTTATGATGACGGCTGGCTGGAACAGTTTTTCACGGCGCTTCAGGAGAACTCCGGCTGGCTGGAAATCTGCACTTTGGGTGATGCCGCGCAGAGCGAGCCGGTGGGACGAGCCTATCTGCCGTCGGCTTCCTACGCCGAAATGCTCCACTGGTCGCTGCCGCCGAAAGCCTTCGCCGAATATGAAGATTTCGAGCATTGGCTGGAGATGCATGGACAGATGGAGCAGTACGGGCGGTATGTCCGCGGCGGACACTGGCGCGGTTTTCTTGCCAAATATGAAGAAGCCAATCTGATGCACAAACGGATGCTGGCGGTCTCCGACACCCTGGATAAATTCAGCAGGGAATTTCCCGACCGTACCGACCTGATTGAAAAAGCCCGACATCGTCTCTACGCCGGGCAGTGCAACTGCCCTTACTGGCACGGAGTATTCGGGGGATTGTACCTTCCCCATCTGCGCGCCGCCATTTATGAGAACCTGATTGAGGCGGAGAAAATTATTACAGAGTCGGAGCGTCGCCAGGTAAGCCGGAAGAATTACGACTTTGATTGTGACGGCCATGATGAGGTTGTGGTCCGAACCCAGAAATTCGCGGTGATATTCAAACCGTCGGTCGGCGGAATGCTTCTCGAACTGGACAGTTACGACGGCAAATTCAATTTCTCCGACACGCTCAAAAGGCGCAAGGAAGGGTATCACTGGAAACTGGCTAAGGCGAAACTTGACTCGCAACAGACCGAAGAAGACCAGACCGCATCGATTCATGACCTGGTCTTGACCAAAGAGCTCGGACTCGACAAGTTGCTTGCCGATGACTGGTACAGCCGGCGCGCATTTGTGGACCACTTCCTCCCTCAACATGCCGATATCGACCTCTTTCAGTCGGGCCATTTTAACGAAGAGGGGGATTTTGCGCTCGGAAAATATGAATCCGACAAGAAAGGGGCGAGCAATATTGTCAGCCTGAAACGAAACGGACATCTCTGGCGCGCCGAAGGTATCAAAGAGCTGACCGTGGAAAAAGTATTCTACTTCGCCGATGACTCCGATGTCTTCTCGGTCAATTACTGCCTCTATTCCGAAAGAGATGATATCTACAACATCCGCTTCGCGGTTGAGAATAATTTCAACTTCCAGGCCGGGCATGCCGACGACCGCTATCTGATTTATGACGGCGCCCGCAAGGAAAACAGTTTCCTTGATTCAGCTGCTGTCACTCCCAACTGCTACACGACAATCATGCGTGATGACTATCGTCGCCTCGCTGTCGCCCTCGCTCTCGACAAACCGGCCGAAGTCTGGCAGGTGCCGATATTTACTATCTCCCTGTCCGAGGGAGGGTTTGAAAAAGTGTACCAGGGAACCACGCTCTTGCATATATTCAATTTTCATCTGATGAAAGGGCAGCGGTTCGAAATAACATTTCTTACCTTTGCCGGACCGCTCGATTATATACCGAAACGATTTGTCACCACCCAGGCCGGAGCGATATTTTGA
- a CDS encoding YggS family pyridoxal phosphate-dependent enzyme, whose translation MYKYIEQSIKNVRARVAAAAKKAGRQESDIAIVAVAKTFPSAAIKAAVGYGLGDIGESRVQEAEQKIKELGQVARWHLVGHLQTNKAAKAVKMFDMIQSVDSLKLAEAMNRAAESEGKKIDCLVEINSSGELSKFGVRPSDAERLIEDILELRHISLRGLMTVGPLTESEPVLRASFRMTRKILEQGQALAGEKFHILSMGMSGDFETAIEEGSNMIRLGSALFGERKR comes from the coding sequence TTGTATAAATATATCGAGCAAAGTATAAAGAATGTTCGGGCTCGGGTCGCCGCGGCGGCGAAGAAGGCCGGACGGCAGGAAAGCGATATCGCCATAGTTGCTGTCGCCAAAACCTTTCCTTCGGCGGCCATTAAGGCGGCGGTCGGTTACGGCCTGGGCGATATCGGGGAGAGCCGGGTGCAGGAGGCGGAGCAGAAAATTAAAGAACTGGGGCAGGTTGCCCGCTGGCATCTGGTGGGGCATCTCCAGACCAACAAAGCGGCCAAGGCGGTAAAGATGTTCGATATGATTCAGTCGGTCGATTCCCTGAAACTTGCCGAAGCGATGAACCGCGCCGCCGAATCGGAAGGGAAGAAAATCGATTGCCTGGTGGAGATAAATTCCTCCGGAGAACTCTCGAAATTCGGCGTCAGACCGTCCGATGCGGAACGTCTTATCGAAGATATCCTGGAACTTCGGCATATCTCCTTGCGCGGTTTGATGACAGTCGGTCCCCTTACGGAGAGCGAGCCGGTACTGAGGGCCTCCTTCCGGATGACCCGAAAAATCCTGGAGCAGGGACAGGCGCTCGCTGGCGAGAAATTCCATATTCTTTCGATGGGGATGTCGGGCGATTTTGAGACGGCGATTGAGGAAGGAAGCAATATGATTCGTCTCGGCTCGGCGCTGTTCGGGGAGAGGAAGAGGTAA
- a CDS encoding phosphomannomutase/phosphoglucomutase — protein sequence MKFDTSIFKAYDIRGTVPEQLNEELAYRIGNALCGYLKPTAIAVGRDMRVSSDILFDSLARGITDAGVDVIDLGLVSTDGLYFAVGKFGYDGGVMITASHNPKQYNGFKVCKKEALPLSGQEGLDKVKEALENDIVIKSPQRGNIVRKDITADYAEHCLSFIDISVIKPFKIVVDAGNGMAGATLPPVFERLPLKVVPLFFELDGSFPNHPASPIELENLVELQKKIAEEKADFGVAFDGDADRMFLVDKNGKQVGGDMTTALVADNLLAKNPGETILYNLICSRAVPELIERKGGRPLKTRVGHALIKPLMKKHNAIFGGEHSGHFYFRNNWFADSGLIAFLVALELLSRSAKPLHEKIKEIDPYFRSGEINSRVDSATEKIEAVAKYYSDGEQDRLDGLTVSYPDFWFNLRPSNTEPLIRLNVEANSKGLLEKMVEEILKIIRS from the coding sequence ATGAAATTTGACACTTCCATATTCAAAGCCTACGATATCCGCGGCACGGTGCCGGAACAACTGAACGAAGAACTGGCTTACCGTATCGGCAACGCCCTCTGCGGCTACCTTAAGCCGACCGCTATCGCGGTCGGGCGCGATATGCGCGTTTCCTCCGATATCCTCTTTGATTCCCTCGCCCGCGGCATCACCGACGCCGGTGTCGATGTTATCGACCTCGGCTTGGTCTCCACCGATGGCCTCTATTTCGCCGTCGGGAAATTCGGCTACGACGGCGGCGTTATGATTACCGCCAGCCACAATCCGAAACAGTACAACGGATTCAAAGTCTGCAAAAAAGAGGCGCTTCCTCTTTCGGGGCAGGAAGGGCTCGACAAGGTCAAAGAGGCCCTCGAAAACGATATTGTCATCAAATCCCCCCAGCGCGGGAATATCGTCAGAAAAGATATCACCGCCGACTACGCTGAGCACTGCCTCTCCTTTATCGACATCTCGGTCATCAAGCCGTTCAAGATTGTGGTCGATGCCGGCAACGGCATGGCCGGCGCCACTCTGCCGCCGGTCTTCGAGCGTCTTCCGCTCAAAGTGGTCCCGCTCTTTTTTGAACTCGACGGCTCCTTTCCGAATCACCCGGCCTCACCTATCGAATTGGAAAACTTAGTCGAATTGCAGAAGAAAATCGCCGAGGAAAAAGCCGATTTCGGGGTCGCTTTTGATGGCGATGCCGACCGGATGTTCCTGGTTGACAAAAACGGCAAGCAGGTCGGCGGCGATATGACCACCGCCCTGGTTGCCGATAATTTGCTCGCCAAAAATCCGGGCGAAACGATTCTATATAATCTTATCTGCTCGCGGGCCGTGCCGGAGCTAATCGAGCGCAAAGGGGGGCGGCCGCTCAAGACGCGCGTGGGGCATGCCCTTATTAAACCGCTTATGAAAAAGCATAACGCCATTTTCGGCGGCGAGCATTCCGGGCATTTCTATTTCCGCAACAACTGGTTCGCCGATTCCGGGCTGATTGCCTTTCTCGTGGCGCTGGAACTTCTGAGCCGCTCCGCCAAACCGCTTCACGAAAAAATCAAAGAGATTGACCCCTATTTCCGCTCCGGCGAGATTAACAGCCGGGTCGATTCGGCGACCGAGAAAATTGAAGCCGTTGCCAAATATTATTCTGATGGCGAGCAGGACCGTCTTGACGGCCTGACTGTTTCGTATCCTGATTTCTGGTTCAACCTCCGCCCCTCCAACACCGAGCCGCTGATTCGTCTGAACGTGGAAGCCAACTCCAAGGGGCTTTTGGAGAAGATGGTTGAGGAGATATTGAAGATAATCCGGTCGTGA
- a CDS encoding DivIVA domain-containing protein encodes MELSPNEIRNQRFSQAFRGYNKTEVDAFLAGVATSLEEARVQAIKLTEEKEALTQRYQELKNIEETIKMAVVEAQRGAELMLSNARKEADLIVAEARRRRDEIIEERHRKAADLERRLEELEFTRRSLYTKLRADIGAHLKLLENLDPLKAKADSPVSAAKSETPQRENPLSDIDRIVEQFQMETGLAPKPENPNNQGEQQ; translated from the coding sequence ATGGAATTATCCCCCAATGAAATCCGCAATCAGAGGTTTTCGCAGGCGTTCCGCGGATACAACAAGACTGAGGTTGACGCCTTTCTGGCAGGAGTGGCGACCTCGCTGGAAGAAGCCCGGGTGCAGGCGATAAAACTGACCGAGGAAAAAGAGGCGCTGACGCAGCGGTACCAGGAGTTGAAGAATATCGAAGAGACAATTAAAATGGCGGTGGTGGAAGCGCAGCGCGGGGCGGAGCTGATGTTGTCCAACGCCCGGAAAGAAGCCGACCTGATTGTCGCGGAAGCGCGGCGGCGGCGCGATGAGATAATTGAAGAACGTCACCGAAAAGCGGCCGACCTGGAGCGGCGACTGGAAGAACTGGAATTCACGAGGCGTTCTCTTTACACCAAGCTTCGCGCCGATATCGGGGCGCATCTGAAACTTTTGGAGAATCTTGACCCGTTGAAAGCGAAAGCGGACTCTCCCGTTTCAGCCGCGAAAAGTGAAACACCCCAGAGGGAAAACCCGCTGAGCGATATCGACCGGATTGTGGAGCAATTCCAGATGGAAACGGGCCTCGCGCCGAAACCGGAAAACCCGAACAACCAGGGAGAGCAGCAATGA
- a CDS encoding MlaD family protein produces MPSKNVELRVGFLIIAALVILVGAIIWIQGYRYGKENYRFSVVFTEVGSLAKGDPVMVSGIRKGKVRDLSLAENGVLVELVLSNDVLLKEDATVTIKNIGLMGERFVAVSPGKSSNKHDLMRPIIGNYDTGIPEVMGMMGEMIDELRQLVHSFKTSIGSDSNLNKFTGAVSNFEELSRSLNDYVKRNNNKLDQAAENFLKASSELRKLTVNNSSRVDSMMTRFDKSSKKIDLLVDDLTEVAATAREFANKLDSGNGTLQMLVEDRRLYDDLRRTANNIDELVSDIRANPKKYIGLTVRIF; encoded by the coding sequence ATGCCTTCTAAAAATGTAGAACTCAGAGTCGGTTTCCTCATTATCGCCGCCCTGGTTATCCTCGTCGGCGCCATAATCTGGATTCAGGGATACCGCTACGGTAAAGAGAACTACCGCTTTTCGGTCGTTTTCACCGAGGTCGGGTCGCTCGCCAAAGGGGACCCGGTTATGGTCTCCGGCATCCGCAAAGGGAAAGTCCGCGACCTGAGTCTCGCCGAAAACGGCGTCTTGGTCGAGCTGGTTTTGAGCAATGATGTCCTCCTCAAGGAAGACGCCACCGTCACTATCAAAAATATCGGCCTGATGGGGGAGCGGTTTGTCGCCGTCAGCCCCGGAAAATCATCCAACAAGCACGACCTGATGCGCCCCATTATCGGAAACTACGATACCGGTATCCCGGAAGTGATGGGGATGATGGGAGAGATGATTGATGAACTGCGGCAACTGGTGCATTCTTTCAAGACCTCTATCGGCTCCGACTCCAACCTGAACAAATTCACCGGCGCCGTCAGTAATTTCGAGGAACTCTCCCGCTCTCTTAACGACTACGTCAAACGTAACAACAATAAACTGGACCAGGCGGCGGAGAATTTCCTGAAAGCCTCCTCAGAACTGAGGAAACTGACCGTCAATAATTCCAGCCGGGTCGATTCGATGATGACCCGCTTCGACAAAAGCAGCAAAAAAATCGATTTGCTGGTCGATGACCTGACCGAGGTTGCCGCCACCGCCCGCGAATTCGCCAACAAACTCGACAGCGGCAACGGCACCCTGCAGATGCTGGTGGAAGACCGGCGGCTTTATGATGACCTGCGACGAACCGCCAACAATATAGATGAACTGGTGAGCGACATCCGCGCCAATCCAAAAAAATATATAGGCCTTACGGTGAGGATATTCTAA